In Enoplosus armatus isolate fEnoArm2 chromosome 16, fEnoArm2.hap1, whole genome shotgun sequence, the genomic window GTATATAACTCCTTCTAAAACAACTAATCATATCATAGCTCGTTAATTAATGTGTTGATTAGTTTGTTAGTGTTGCTGGTACGCATATTTATGAacgacagagccaggctagctgtttacccccgcttccagtcttcatgctaagctaggctaaccacatcctgactcgAGCTCTGTGAGCTCTGTTCTGAACGCACTGACATGAAATTGGCACTCTCCGACAGAAAAGCATAAGCATAATTCAAAACATGTTCAACTATGTTTTTAATGCTCcactacaaaaatacaaaacaatttcaacatACAGGACAAAGAATCACATAAGAAGTcagcacacatgtacacactgatgtgatgaacacacacctctctcctGGTCGCAGTCTGGAGAGGAAGCTCCACTGCACTGGCTGCGGGGGCCCAGGAGAGGTGACGCATGCCCAGAACCGCACACTGAGTCTGGGTCATGAGAGCTACAGGGGCTCGCTAGCTCCAGGCCACcgggacaggaggaggagaggacggaggaagagggagaggaggagaggtaagagCAAGGGGTGTAGAGCGAGGAGGAGGGGTAAGGGCAGGGCATGTCCAGGGGGGTAGAGGCAGAGGTGGAAggattggaggaggaggaggaggaaggtgtgGAGGGCATGGCTTGGGGTGAGGAGGTGGAGTGTGTGtcggcctcctcctctgagctgctACTGTGACTGCCCTCTTCGTCAATTGATACGGACgccactgaaacacacacacacacacacacacacacacacacacacagatatgcacattaaacatgcagacacacaggttcaccaacaaaacaaaaaaaaactcaaaatgtggACGGATGAAGTGGACGACTATTAATTTCTAAACTTCACTTATACTCACTTGACAAACCGTCTGACTCCATCTTGAAGTTGGCGATGTCCTCGTTGCCTCCATCTCCCTCCGCACCAACACCCTGCTCCCTGGTTCCCATGGCGAGGGAGCGCCGCTGGGCATGGATCTCTTCTGAGATGCTTTCTAGGTTGCGTAACGCTGCGCGGTACTCGGCCTTGGCAACCACAAGTTTGGCCTGACGCTCATCCACATGGCGCTTCAGTTGCTATGAGAAATCAAACGCAGTTTCTTAGTAAAACTGTATATGAATTATCTACATTTTGACATACAAGAAAAGTATTTCCAAGGCTAAATGAGCATGACATTTACACAGTCAGGGGTAGTGATTTAATTCAAAAGCTAACATGACTCACGACTGCCATGCAagctctttgaggctgtactATAGCTAAGGCGtattttgagctaaatgctaacgtcagcatgccaacaggctcacaatgacaatgctaacatgctgatacttagcaggtataatgtttaccttgtTCACCTTATtagtcagcatgttagcatgctaacatttgctaattaaaactaaacaaattacagctgaggctggttgGAATggcattagttctgcaggtatttggtcataaaccaaagtagaCGGAAAGTTAAGAGTtcactaaagttattacaatttgtCCTGAGGGAGACGTCAATGAATGTGAGATATTGTGGTGGGCCGACTGATCTACTGACTGACattagcgtggctaaaaatgtaCAAACTACAGTGCTGAACTGGTTTGGCTAAAAGCATCTTAACTTTAAATTGTTTAAAAGCCCGCTGTAACATACGTACCTCAAGCTGTAGATAATACTTGGCTTTCAGTTCAAAATACGGCCtacagggggagaaaaagaagagaaagtgtgagagggagaaactTTGCCAACTGTCACTGGAGAAACTGCGGGAAGAATAACACTCCTCTGTGAGCCATCACATTCCTTGGCTCTTACATAGGGAGCACACCCCAGCACTGCACAACCAACACATGAAACATCTGGACTGCATCAGATGACATGAACGTAGcccctctttctcacacactaacacactcacacacagcgaGGCCCGAGCAGGGggaaaacaaaaggagacaTTCAGAAGGGAAACAAAGACTCGGACCTGGATTTGTTGATGGAGCGTTTGAGTTTCTTCTCTAACTGCCTCATGTGGCTGATGCAGGAATTGTAATTGGatgctgttttcctgtgttCAGCCTCACTGCGCGTTCTCGCCTGCTCGGCCTCCATCACCTGAAACAATCCAGAAAGGTTTATTTTAACCGTAGAAGCCAAGCAAAAGACAATTCCAGTATAATCATATCGACTACTTCCACTTtcaccatctccactgtctgtAGCAGTCCAAACCTCACCCTCAAGCACATATTACTTGTTAGGATGGAACCTTTCAGTATTTTTCAGCTGTCTGGCATCATGTTCATACCCTCTGTGTGGCATGGTTGAGCATTTCCTGCCAGGCGGAGTCAAACTGGCGgctgtcctcctccagcagccttTCCTCGGCTAAGGCGATGGTCTCCTTGGCTGCCCGCAGGATCTCAACCGCCCGCTGGAACTCCTGAGTGGCCTTTTGGGCTTCAACCTGGGCCTAGAGTTCAGACAGAGGGGTAGTTATGATGACATCAAATGTGAAAGCAAGGTAGCTAAAAATGTACATCAGCTTTCAGGTGGTAAATATTACTGCTGTGAACTCAGGGTTTCATGATAGACTGAGATTTCACTCAATTCTGATGTCATGAATAGTGACCAGGGTGGGAAAAGCTGACAGAAAGCTTAAATTATAGCATCGTGACAGCTTCAAACCACTTAAAATTCCCCTTTTGGTTATTCATTTCCACCAGCAAGTTGGCCCAGCGTTAGTTCTCACATGGTACGAGGGCAGCAGTACTCCTTGTGCTGcctccagtgtgtgtctgtgtgtatttctatgacCTATATTTCCTCTGGAGGAGCCATGGCTGATTCCTGATGACAGCCATAGAGGGAcaaagagcacacacaaacacacatgcacagaaaaacaaccgCGCCTTGAtccaaaagacaaacagaagctTTGTCACTAAGAATATCTGACACTGTCAGTGGGCTCTTCCTGCCCACAGTCATAGTCAATAAGAGGATTATTCCCATCATGCTGGACATATCTGGACCCACTCTGTCCACTCAGATAGGCGTGACTTAAGAGTCAGTGTTTTGGCAGAATACCAAGATTAAGTAGTTACAGTAACTCCAATCAGATTTCCTAGAATAAgatagaaaataataacaaaacaatagaaCATTTGATTAGCCGGGTAAATCTAATGGAGACctttttctttgaaataaatcaaactgagctgatgacatcaccaggaTTTAATGTTGGGGACTCCAAGatgaaaatgtcttaaatgtatCAGGGATATGTCTCAGACAATCACCTTGGCTTTCTGGAGAGAGGACAGTATTAAAGGCATGGAAATAAACCAAAAAGCTTTTTTCTTAAGAACTTGTTTCATGATTAATCAACAGTATATCATTTAGCTGGGGCTGTGATacctacatatatacatacatatgccATCCATATTAAACATAAATCACAAACCGCATCCTCATCTTCCTACCCATCCTGCAGATTTAAATTTTAAGAAACTCAGATAGTTTGTAGTAggccacagaaaacacatctggGACCAATTCTGCTCCAAGTTATCTTGGAGTAATCATTTCACTTGTATATGCAACAACAGGCCGTCCCAATAGTAGTTTCCCTCTAGTCTTTTAAAAGCTTCATGTTAGAGTACAGTTAGAGTGCATTTTGTTCAGTGCAACACTTTAATGGGACACATTTCCCCTCAAGATGAAGGGAACTCAGTTGTTTTAAGTGGTGTGTAACCCTTCGACATCTTATAACATACCCTGTAAGTCTGTTGTCCTGTTTTAACTGCATTGTCCATTTGTATTGACTGTATACTACAATAGAAACAAGCTTACGGGTCTAGTTTGTGTTTCTATCCCTGAGCAGCAGAATGGATTATTGTGTGCCATTGTTGCAGCTGAATGGCCATTTTTAACTATGATATAAAACCATCCATTCATGTGAAAATTATAGAccatttcacagtttcaaaCATAAATAGTctgaaattcaaatgtatttgtttgagtGATTCCCAAATTCAATAGATGACAGGAATGAAAACTTGACCCAAGCTGCAATGAAATGGTCTATATAAAGTAATAAGTTACTTTATTTCCTCTAACTTAATATACTAATAGGTGCTTTATTTTCAAAAAGGAGCAAAATGAGTTACTATAATTAGTAATTATAAGCCTATGTTCACTGTGTGCATCTGAAATGTAACAGATTTGACACACCTTACCCAGTGTGTAATAAGAGGGGTGGTACCAAAATGCTCTCTGTCTGGAGTAGACAGGTATTAGCACATGCTAATACTTTAGCATATGGTTAATAAAGCctacatttattgattttttgcTGCTTAGGGAACTCACaacaagctataaacacaacattgtcaTATTATGACCATATAAAGTTATTATGGTGAACGTGTTAAAAGCATATGTGAGTCTTATATTCACTTTTACATTGTTACAATTTTAGCTCAATTTTGGTCTCCaaaaatccaaaatccaaatccTGAGGGAATTGTCTGACGTATCTGAATTAGTGCTATATATGTTCCCCAACAAGTGGGtttatgagagcggtgagaatGAACTAAGACAGTAAAGTTGTGATGTGTACAAGCAAAACATGGAGCTTAAACACGCACCgagagcattttagcatcactacgagcgactcATTTCACATTAGACAGCTTTAACATAACAGACTCCCAAAAGGTCAGTGTAGTTCTCTCAGCTGTTACACACTTTTTCTCACGGCCTTCCCGGGCTTTCTGGCACATTAACCCCTGTAACACGACCCCCTGCACTGTCAGCCATGTTTAAGATAAAGACTCAAACGGTGACGTGAGCAAGCACAGATCTGCATCGTCTCACACAAATTGCAGAAACTCCACAAGCTGGCATGTTTGGTGTCGGTATTGTTGTGATATCTGAGCGTTGTAGTGGTTAGATATGCTATCCATGGTTGTCAAGGCCCCTTCGAGAAGGTGAAGAGATAGAGGAAGGGAGGATGATAACAGTTGCTCTTTGCGTGTAATCTGTGAGTTTGACCGGCAAAGATGAATCCCTCCTCTTTGTCCCTCGCCATGACCCATTTCCCAGGCTCGGAGAAGAGAGGGGGCGCAGGGAAGACAGAAGGAGGATGATGGATATTTGATGAGCGAGGAATAGAGAAGGAACTAGGACTTTAACGCTATCCATCAGTGGTTTTTGTCAAGTGGGagataaaatgtcacacaaaagTGCCCGTCCTTCACAGGACTTCCTGgacggagcagcagcagcacacttcCTTTGTCATACAGGGGTAATGTTTATTCATAGTGTTGTCAGTgccaaagcaaaaaaacaactgaaccAATGACAAATCTTCAGCACCCTGGTGAGTAACACGCATCAAGGGCGGAGGACACAATTTGCTGTTATCTTTAAGGCACAAAAGCCTGCAGAGCACGGGACAGCATTCAAATGACTGGCATTGTTACCGGTTAATTAACTTGATGTCACAGAGCCCACAGtatctgactctgactctgtctctgagGCAAACAATGCAGTGGTTTTGGTCTGAAATACCACGACACGCGGCCACCTGTTCATATCATCACTACTATTGGGTGATgcgcatgtgtgtatatgtgtgtgtgtgtaacagtgcACATGACTCATCTATAATTAATGTGTCAGACACTGTCGTCCTGTCTGACGCCTTTGTCTCTAGAAATTCACCCCACTTACAGTTTGTTTGGGAGGTGAGAGATGGtgaagaggtagagagaggtgactgaaacagacagggaggtgagaggggtacaggagacagacagccagacagacaggcacTGGTGCAGAAGAGAAtgctgggaaaaaaaggacaaaagataGGACAGTACAGGCAAATTCCTATACACACCCCCCAGTCTGTTGGAACGTAGTTGGGGAAACATGGGGGGTTGGGGGCTGAGACTGGCTtatgggtgggggtgggtgcaatattgtgtgtgtgggtgtgtttgttctgGTAGGGTCAGTGAGGGTAAGCATTTGAATCCCTTTAAAGTAGGTcatgtattaaatattaaatattcatccATAAATCATTATCAGACAATACGCCAGTTTAACCAGAGGCCTTCATCGGCTTTTCTCTATTCAATCCccctgatcacacacacacacacacacacacacacacacacacacacacacatgcacaaagctAGGGAGGGCTTCTTATCCTTTCACGTGAACACAGGTCTCATCAAAATTCAAAACCTCCCAGTAATCCTGGACTCTCACGTGTTATTGGCAGAAGCAGAAGCCACTGGCAGGTAGTTTGTCATATTGCAACAGGGACAAgcaaggacagacacacacacacacacacacacacacacatatatatacacacaatcTATTTCAGTTTGACGCCtcagctctgacacacaaatgtcagcctTCTCATGAATGACTCACGAGCTTCTTCCCTATTAGCTGAGAAGAAGGGGGCGCTGGACTCAGGCGCTATCCAATCAGATCAAAGCCTCAACAGGTTGGGGCAATTAGACAGTTAAGGACATGACCCCCCGGAGAGGGAACAGCACAGTTTAGTGCACTAACCATTGGGGACGTTGCTCTACTTTGCATCTACCTGCAACAGTGCAACAGAGACCTCTGAGATGCAGCAAAGGAAGCGAGTCTGAttatgaaaaacacagcaagtCAAGCAGTTTCAGTGCAACTCAGACaattcctcctcttcacactgagttggtgtgtgtgtgtgtgtgtgtgtgtgtgtgtgtgtgacactagCGTAGCACACAGAGGTAATACTGAGTCTAAAAATAGACATCACGTGACTGTGCTCCCTTTAAGTAGATATAAGCTGAGCTCTTTAAACTTCTCATTGCTAATCCTCAGTAAGCCTGCCCTCACACTCTCTGTCTACCGACCTCAGAGTCACtccagctgtatgtgtgtgtgtgtgtgtgtgtgtgtgtgtgtgtgtttacctgtctTGCTACTTTGCGGGCTTCCCAGTACGGTTTGGAGTCATCCACAGCTCGTCCGATCCTCTTCACCTGCTCATCCAGCTTCACTGTTGCTTCCACCAGCACCGCGCGAAACCGCTGACGGCAGTcctacacaaatacacacacacacacacacacacacacatatatatattagctTTTAAACGTATCAATCAATCTACAGTCACATGACAGCATTTCAAAGCTGTTGTGGAGGTGGAAACTGGAGACACTGTGGTGAGAAACGCGGAGGTCTAAGAGTTTTTAGCCAGTCCTCAGTCTTGGTCCAGactgacattcatggtccccagaggattaatCCTATTGACTTTGCTGACCCCCTGACATTTCATCTActgtagcgccatcatcaggtcaaacttttttCAGCACTAAATGAATCATCAGCCtaagctgtactttgtgtttgtgccaatttgcaaatgttagcatgcaaacacgctaaactaagaatGGAGAATATGGAAAAcagacctgctaaacatgtgCATGTTagaattgtcattgtgagcatattagcgTCACATCCTCACAGAACCGCTGGCATGGTTGTAGACTcttatgttttattaatctgTAATCCAGAGCTCAGTCAAAGCACATCAACACTGTCAAGGTCACCACATCTTGTGTTTCGTGTTTTAAGCATTAGCCACAATTTGGCTTTCCTTGTGGCTTGTGCTTTCCTGCTGGCCCTGACCAATTTGGCCTTGCGCCTCCAAAGCGGCTCTTCTAATTCAAGTCACCACTAAACCATTACCCAAATACAAGCACATGCATTAATACACGCGCCAGCTcgatctcagtttttctttttcgcTCCAATGGGTGTTGTTGAGCAAACCTTATACACATTCTTTGGTGGTGAAATCTCGTTGAAACTGTTTGTGAGCAATGATATAGTGTggcaacatctgtgtgtgtgtgtgtgtgtgtacacttttTGGCATAAAGCCTGAGGTGGCACTGTGTCAGTAGACTTGTTATTCATAGATGAGGACTGTCATCATCTTGTCTGTATGGcggggtgtgtgtgagtatgtgtctCTCCTACAGAGTTTGAAAGGCAGCAGCACCTGCATCCTGTTCATAAAACTGACGGAGGAATACAAGAAAGGGtaaaagagggaaaagggagagggCGCTACAGGAAGCCCACTTCCCATGAAATCATTATgtttcctgacttcctgttcctgtgaAAAGATAGTGACACAGCATGCAGTCTGGGAACTTAATGATGGCACCCTCTCTTGGCCTTTTGGCCTCTTtatctctaacacacacaatCTTACATGTCTGCCAGGGCACACGAGAGGTTTACCTTTATGTTGGCAGAGTAGAGAACCTCATATCTGAGCGTGGATTTAACCTCATTGCCTCAGCTTTTCCTGAATCCTCTGAATCTACTGCACATCGCTCTTAATCAActccagcctgcagcctgcCAGCGGCACTTTTCACATTCTTCAGCTCCTGACTTTCAATCTGCCTCACGATGAATGgccttctttttctgtttgcgTATGCctgtgtatatatttaaatcAGTCACTCTACTGACACATATTGCTACAGCAGTGGAaagaaatttacattttacaaaaaaaacgcAAATAGCCGTTAATTCCTTCACATCAGATGGGAAAAAATCACCAGGATCTATAATAATTATCCAGTATTTAGCTTGAAAACATGAATTAGGCAGTATGTAACAATGGTTCCAACATTGagacgtgtgtgtatatacaaaccctgtcctctgcctctctgtctgttgttaTAAGTATTCCAGCACTGGTTTGTGGACATGAGTGAAGGTCTAATGAGAAACAGAAGAGGCCTActttgaggaaaagaaaaaccgCGGCCTAACTCTggaatgtttttacttttgctgAACAGTAACCCTTCTAGCACTCATTTATATCTCAGCGAGCgttgttaaaagaaaaacactaccATCCATCTTTCTGTTGTTCCTTGCTGCATTTTACAgcctttttcctctttaaaagtGTTTGGTATGTTTTTAAAGGAGGGCTGAGGGAGTTGCGGGGAAACGAGGAGAGCACTTGGGATTTCGATGGCTTCAAATGTGCCAttcaaatattatatttaacattCGGATCACAGTTATGCCTCTTGCGGCACTAAGAGTTCATACAGTGCAGTGTTATTAAGAAGGAGAGACAGTCGCTGCTtcagtttttccacattttcccTCAGAAGCAGCTCCCGCATTTAGAACATTTCCATCTTTGCAAGACATTCCATGTGAACTGTCTCTATGCAATGGCCTCGTTGCTAGGCACATTCCTGAAGCACACCAAACCACATTGGAAACGAGATGAATTATCTCACAGCACTGACGGGATTCTCACTTGTTTGGAGTAAAACATACAATTTTTAAGCCTGAAAGTGAGACCTGATGGCTGCCTGAGATGGGTGATTTGCAGCGCAGCTCAGCCATGGCTGGAAGTGTTTACCCCAGGACactaataatgatgataacagTGCTGGTGGGTGGTGTTTCGTCTTACCTCCAGCTCACTCTCCCAGCGGTTAATGTCATCTGTGGACTGGTTTAACTTCTCCAGTTCTCCCTGTTTACAGAAAACATGGCACACATGGaacagcacagagagggagagagaggagtatGGTTAAAACAGATTGTGTGTCTGGAGGATAAACTGTGTGACTTCTGTTTACCAAATTACTGAGCATGCAgcccccagtgtgtgtgtgtgtgtgtgtgtgtgtgctgacaaaGCCTGAAAGGGGACAAATACACTATTAAAACTATTTATGAACACCATGGAACATGCATGACTAGAAAGCACAGTTGACACATTCAGTTAACAATTGATTCTTTTAAGTGGAGCAGTCATTGCTACAATATAGTGGTAATATAATAAAGtagtatttcacattttactgtatatattccaCTACATGTGAggttaacatgtttttatttcacacaatcTGACAGTTCTTTTCACAGGGCTTCGCATTCTCATCTCAATGTCACTTTGACTGCTGGCCACATCTGGATCTATTTGTGTCAAAATCTCACCTGGATTCTTGGGtccacttcttcctcctcctcagcacacTGCGAGTCCTCCTCACCGTTATTCCCATTTTGTAAAGGATCCATGTTCAGGATATCTGCGGATTTGGGGGGCAAAAGCAAACGAGGGTCTTCACTGCAAACAAAGCGCGACCCCGGGGTGCTTGCTGGACAGCAGGGGTGATCCGCCCTCACTAACCTTTACACAGAGCGCATTGCACGCTCCGGGCCTTTAACGGATTTCAGAGCGTCTCCAGGCGCAGAGGAGTCCGCTGTCTGCGGAGGAGGAGCGCGTCTGGCCGCAGGGAGGACCTACACGCACTGTCGAGGATCACAACCTCAGGGATCGACAGCAGACCAACTGTGGAAAAGAAAGTATTAAACTCGCTGGAATCAATGAAACTGCTTCCGGTGTGgacttccaaaataaaagcccattTAGTGCAGCAGTGGGCTTTTAAGTCAAAATGGGGGCAGGCTATGACATGGTAATATGTTTAAAGGTTTTTACCACGTGAAACAACCTCATCAAATAAAcaatacttttcttttcagagaAGAAAACTTAGGCTGGCCTCTTACTTTAGAAGACTTATTTgaacctttatttatttctgggAAGGATCACTGAGTGCCGGGCTCGTTTGTTCAGAAATGCCCTGatcacacgcacacagtcaCTCCtattcacacctggaagctgcccCGTACAACACAGTCTGATCTGTTGGCCACTGTGCGACTCCACCTATGGCCATTAACAACGCGTGATTAAGTGTTGTctggtactactactactgcttcAATGTAGTTCATTTAGCTTAGCCTccaaattacttttattttgacaaaagcACACCTTTCCGGTCTCATTTACACTACAGGCTGAGAGCTTGACGCAGGTCCAGCATGGGATTGTGAGTTGGTTTCTCTCGCCCTCTGGTGGTGAGGACTCCTgggagcagggaggggagggtcAGACTGGAGGCATGGTGATGGCAGCAGGCTGGATTCCTGTAAACACTGGAGCAG contains:
- the LOC139298948 gene encoding SH3 domain-binding protein 5-like isoform X2, producing the protein MDPLQNGNNGEEDSQCAEEEEEVDPRIQGELEKLNQSTDDINRWESELEDCRQRFRAVLVEATVKLDEQVKRIGRAVDDSKPYWEARKVARQAQVEAQKATQEFQRAVEILRAAKETIALAEERLLEEDSRQFDSAWQEMLNHATQRVMEAEQARTRSEAEHRKTASNYNSCISHMRQLEKKLKRSINKSRPYFELKAKYYLQLEQLKRHVDERQAKLVVAKAEYRAALRNLESISEEIHAQRRSLAMGTREQGVGAEGDGGNEDIANFKMESDGLSMASVSIDEEGSHSSSSEEEADTHSTSSPQAMPSTPSSSSSSNPSTSASTPLDMPCPYPSSSLYTPCSYLSSSPSSSVLSSSCPGGLELASPCSSHDPDSVCGSGHASPLLGPRSQCSGASSPDCDQEREQREQRRR
- the LOC139298948 gene encoding SH3 domain-binding protein 5-like isoform X1, coding for MDPLQNGNNGEEDSQCAEEEEEVDPRIQGELEKLNQSTDDINRWESELEDCRQRFRAVLVEATVKLDEQVKRIGRAVDDSKPYWEARKVARQAQVEAQKATQEFQRAVEILRAAKETIALAEERLLEEDSRQFDSAWQEMLNHATQRVMEAEQARTRSEAEHRKTASNYNSCISHMRQLEKKLKRSINKSRPYFELKAKYYLQLEQLKRHVDERQAKLVVAKAEYRAALRNLESISEEIHAQRRSLAMGTREQGVGAEGDGGNEDIANFKMESDGLSMASVSIDEEGSHSSSSEEEADTHSTSSPQAMPSTPSSSSSSNPSTSASTPLDMPCPYPSSSLYTPCSYLSSSPSSSVLSSSCPGGLELASPCSSHDPDSVCGSGHASPLLGPRSQCSGASSPDCDQERGDRAEGAEATLEAGLNKLTLTVAQKQEGDSGDEQDPHYINPEISSPGSATAILLLNSV